From a single Microbacterium murale genomic region:
- a CDS encoding glycosyltransferase has translation MMRADSRLPHGRHFALTWGIGDRYGGMTNAMLRRSRSFKRIGGVDVDILTLDDRPDYPELASRLRASGELIDGLRLRNLWDDLRRRPSRPKGSAPDPVEPLTPRDDDIVSEWDGVVLSRQRSRADGGPIAVDRFRRDGSILATERADSPSHRIVLYAEDGTPIRAWKSSWSLYRWWFDRLTSGKTSFLLVDSKTAARSVAGYRRENVTTVHIVHASHRLRGRAGTLRASRATVLRRAGDFDDIVVLTARQRADLIDDLASVGVTARIRAIPNEAEFLPPSRRPRTDDLGVVVASLEARKRLKHVVDAIAQARAVDQRISLDLFGEGPRESEIRRRARSLAVEEHVRLRGFDPDARTAFQSAGFSLLTSTSEGLPLVLIESMAAGCIPIAYDIRYGPADMIHDGLDGFLVAEGDIRMMAQRIVELRSMPAARVEMMRKRAMARAAEFSDVAVTRQWARELRSAFDAKRIASAKDQPLPVRLRRRAGVVRRRIQWATGR, from the coding sequence ATGATGCGCGCAGATTCACGTCTTCCACATGGCAGACATTTCGCCCTGACCTGGGGGATCGGCGACCGCTATGGCGGGATGACGAATGCCATGCTGCGGCGGTCGAGATCGTTCAAGCGCATCGGCGGCGTCGACGTCGACATCCTCACGCTCGATGACCGACCGGATTACCCGGAACTCGCCTCGCGTCTACGCGCGTCGGGTGAGCTCATCGACGGTCTCAGGCTTCGGAATCTCTGGGATGATCTGCGCCGCCGCCCGTCTCGACCGAAAGGCTCGGCTCCCGATCCTGTCGAGCCGCTCACTCCCCGCGACGATGACATCGTCTCCGAATGGGACGGTGTCGTCCTGTCGAGACAGCGCTCCAGAGCGGATGGCGGCCCGATCGCAGTGGATCGTTTCCGTCGCGACGGCAGCATCCTTGCCACCGAGCGCGCAGATTCTCCGTCTCACCGCATCGTGCTGTACGCGGAGGACGGCACACCCATCCGCGCGTGGAAATCGAGCTGGAGCCTCTACCGATGGTGGTTCGATCGCCTGACGTCGGGCAAGACGAGCTTCCTGCTGGTGGATTCGAAGACCGCTGCTCGTTCCGTCGCAGGCTACCGACGAGAGAATGTGACGACGGTCCACATCGTGCATGCCTCGCACCGGCTGCGCGGACGCGCAGGAACCCTGCGAGCATCACGCGCGACCGTGCTGCGTCGCGCCGGCGACTTCGATGACATCGTGGTGCTCACGGCGAGGCAGAGGGCCGATCTCATCGATGATCTCGCTTCGGTGGGCGTCACTGCCAGGATCCGCGCGATCCCGAACGAGGCGGAGTTCCTGCCGCCCTCCAGGCGTCCGCGCACGGATGACCTCGGCGTAGTCGTCGCCTCCCTCGAGGCGCGTAAACGGCTGAAGCACGTAGTGGACGCCATCGCCCAGGCAAGGGCGGTCGACCAGAGGATCAGCCTCGACCTGTTCGGTGAGGGTCCGCGTGAGAGCGAGATCCGGAGACGTGCCAGGTCTCTCGCGGTCGAAGAGCACGTTCGACTCCGTGGCTTCGATCCAGACGCACGCACGGCGTTCCAGAGCGCGGGCTTCAGCCTCTTGACGTCTACATCAGAGGGCTTGCCGCTCGTGCTCATCGAGAGCATGGCGGCGGGCTGCATCCCGATCGCCTATGACATCCGGTACGGCCCGGCGGACATGATCCATGACGGGCTCGACGGCTTCCTCGTCGCCGAGGGAGACATCCGGATGATGGCTCAGCGAATCGTGGAGCTGCGGTCCATGCCGGCAGCCAGGGTCGAGATGATGAGGAAACGCGCGATGGCTAGGGCCGCCGAGTTCTCCGATGTGGCAGTGACCCGCCAATGGGCCCGCGAGCTGCGCTCCGCGTTCGACGCGAAGAGGATCGCATCAGCGAAGGACCAGCCTCTACCGGTGCGGCTGCGCCGGCGTGCAGGGGTCGTGCGTCGGCGGATCCAGTGGGCGACCGGACGCTGA
- a CDS encoding acyltransferase family protein produces MSDTSSRITGLDGLRGFASLAVVLYHLSLIARPGLSEATWAWLTQSPLKLLFPGTESVLVFFALSGLVVALPALRPDFEWTRYYPSRLMRLYLPVFGALIFASILIIAIPRDALSMPSETWLRDAQATSVTPISFLAEASLLPSSFDIDNVLWSLRWELFFSLLLPLFVWLAIRFRRASPYLAVIAASATVAGRIFEIDALVYFPVFLLGTIIAINLDGIRAFGQRVRTRMLWPAVAVLSATLLIASWLARPFVDSSSELAADALWGLAGVGATLIVLLVIVWPVLRRACERPTALWLGKLSFSLYLVHAPVLGTLGYLLGQERWWLVCLIGLPVSLGASMLFYRWIERPSHLAARRVGGYVTQRLQARSA; encoded by the coding sequence ATGTCCGACACCTCATCCAGGATCACAGGTCTGGACGGGCTGAGAGGCTTCGCCTCGCTTGCCGTCGTCCTGTATCACCTCTCCCTCATCGCCAGACCCGGGCTGAGTGAGGCGACGTGGGCCTGGCTGACGCAGAGCCCGCTCAAGCTGCTGTTTCCCGGCACCGAATCGGTGCTCGTCTTCTTCGCGCTGTCCGGTTTGGTCGTCGCCCTGCCCGCTCTGCGCCCCGACTTCGAATGGACCCGGTACTACCCTTCGCGGCTGATGCGGCTGTACCTGCCAGTGTTCGGCGCGTTGATCTTCGCGAGCATCCTGATCATCGCCATTCCGCGGGACGCCTTATCCATGCCCAGCGAAACTTGGCTGCGCGATGCTCAGGCGACGTCGGTGACGCCGATCTCGTTTCTCGCGGAGGCGTCCCTCCTGCCGTCGTCGTTCGACATCGACAACGTACTGTGGTCGTTGCGCTGGGAGCTCTTCTTCTCGCTGCTGCTCCCCCTGTTCGTATGGCTGGCCATCCGCTTCCGGCGCGCGAGCCCCTACCTCGCGGTCATCGCCGCTTCGGCCACTGTGGCCGGTCGGATTTTCGAGATCGATGCGCTCGTGTACTTCCCGGTGTTCCTCCTCGGAACGATCATCGCGATCAACCTCGACGGCATCCGTGCATTCGGGCAGCGCGTGCGCACCCGGATGCTGTGGCCGGCCGTGGCGGTGCTCTCGGCGACCCTGCTCATCGCCAGCTGGCTGGCACGCCCCTTCGTCGACAGCAGTTCAGAACTGGCGGCCGATGCGCTCTGGGGACTCGCCGGTGTGGGGGCGACGCTCATCGTTCTGCTCGTGATCGTGTGGCCGGTCCTGCGCCGCGCGTGCGAACGCCCGACAGCTCTCTGGCTGGGCAAGCTGTCATTCAGCCTGTACCTCGTGCACGCCCCCGTCCTCGGCACGCTGGGCTATCTGCTGGGGCAGGAGCGTTGGTGGCTGGTGTGTCTGATCGGCCTGCCGGTGTCACTCGGGGCCTCGATGCTCTTCTACCGGTGGATCGAGCGCCCCTCGCACCTTGCGGCACGCAGGGTCGGCGGCTATGTCACACAGCGTCTGCAGGCACGCTCCGCCTGA
- a CDS encoding S9 family peptidase → MTNAPIAARRSHIREHHGDTFEDPYEWLREKDSPEVIAHLEAENAYTDGETAHLEELRETLFQEIKGRVQETDLSVPTRKGDWWYYSRSEEGSQYGIQCRAAAEPGDWTPPMLEPSVPVPGEQILLDGNVEAEGHEFFSLGSFDTSDDATRMLWAPDYEGDELYTIKVRDLVTGETLADEIPKTGGGFFTPDGTGIIYTTRDDAWRPDTLWLHRLGTAVEDDVKLFHEDDERFWLGAGITRSRRYLVIGVGSSITSEEYLVDLEGDITAEPRLVWPRAEGVEYSLEHAIIDGEDRLLILHNERALDFELVSVSADAPQGARRVVMAHEAGRRILGVDCFRDFAVVGYRSEGLERIGMLDYADDRIEELVFDEALFSAWPSGNPEWHSPFLRLGYTSFVTPSTVYDLDLKTRELILRKRQPVLGGYSADEYGQERAWATAKDGTRVPISLVWKKSFGAPGDEIRPVHLYGYGSYEHSIDPGFSVARLSELDRGVVFAVAHVRGGGELGRNWYEDGKLLNKRNTFTDFVACAEHLVRSGVTMPQQMVAEGGSAGGLLMGAVANLAPTSFAGILASVPFVDALTSILDPSLPLTVIEWDEWGDPLHNADVYAYMKSYTPYENVQDDVAYPRILAMTSLNDTRVLYVEPAKWVARLREAGADDVLLKCEMAAGHGGVSGRYNAWKERAFELAWMLDTLGLE, encoded by the coding sequence GTGACCAACGCCCCCATCGCAGCCCGCCGCTCCCACATCCGCGAACATCACGGTGACACCTTCGAGGACCCGTACGAGTGGTTGCGGGAGAAGGACTCCCCCGAAGTCATCGCGCATCTCGAAGCAGAGAACGCGTACACCGACGGCGAGACCGCGCATCTCGAAGAGCTCCGCGAGACGCTGTTCCAGGAGATCAAGGGTCGCGTGCAGGAGACCGATCTTTCCGTGCCGACCCGCAAGGGCGACTGGTGGTACTACAGCCGCAGTGAAGAAGGCTCCCAATACGGCATCCAATGCCGTGCCGCGGCCGAACCCGGCGACTGGACTCCCCCGATGCTCGAGCCGAGTGTGCCCGTCCCTGGCGAGCAGATCCTTCTGGACGGGAACGTCGAGGCCGAAGGCCACGAGTTCTTCTCGCTCGGATCCTTCGACACGTCGGACGACGCGACCAGAATGCTCTGGGCGCCGGACTACGAGGGCGATGAGCTGTACACGATCAAGGTTCGCGACCTCGTCACGGGCGAGACGCTCGCCGATGAGATCCCCAAGACCGGTGGCGGGTTCTTCACTCCGGACGGCACAGGCATCATCTACACGACCCGTGACGATGCCTGGCGACCCGATACTCTGTGGCTGCATCGCCTCGGTACAGCAGTCGAAGACGACGTGAAGCTGTTCCATGAGGACGATGAGAGATTCTGGTTGGGCGCCGGAATCACGCGCAGCCGGAGATATCTCGTGATCGGAGTCGGCTCCAGCATCACGAGCGAGGAGTACCTCGTCGACCTCGAGGGCGATATCACCGCAGAGCCGAGGCTCGTGTGGCCGCGCGCAGAAGGCGTCGAATACTCGCTGGAGCACGCGATCATCGATGGAGAGGATCGTCTGCTCATCCTCCACAACGAGCGCGCTCTCGACTTCGAACTCGTCTCGGTCTCAGCCGACGCCCCCCAAGGCGCGCGACGCGTCGTCATGGCGCATGAGGCGGGACGTCGCATCCTCGGCGTCGACTGCTTCCGCGACTTCGCAGTCGTCGGTTATCGGAGCGAAGGACTGGAGCGGATCGGCATGCTGGACTATGCCGACGACCGCATCGAGGAGCTCGTCTTCGATGAGGCGTTGTTCTCCGCCTGGCCGTCCGGCAATCCCGAATGGCACTCTCCGTTCCTGCGGCTGGGCTACACGTCGTTCGTCACCCCGAGTACGGTGTACGACCTCGATCTGAAGACGCGGGAGCTGATTCTGCGCAAACGCCAGCCGGTGCTCGGGGGCTATTCCGCGGATGAGTATGGCCAGGAGCGTGCCTGGGCGACGGCGAAGGACGGCACGCGGGTGCCGATCTCGCTCGTCTGGAAGAAGTCGTTCGGCGCGCCAGGAGATGAGATCCGTCCCGTGCATCTGTACGGATACGGCTCTTATGAGCACTCGATCGACCCCGGGTTCTCGGTCGCGCGCTTGTCCGAGCTCGATCGTGGCGTGGTCTTCGCGGTAGCCCACGTGCGCGGCGGTGGCGAGCTGGGGCGCAACTGGTACGAGGATGGCAAGCTGCTGAACAAGCGCAACACCTTCACCGACTTCGTGGCATGCGCCGAACACCTCGTGCGCAGCGGCGTGACGATGCCCCAGCAGATGGTCGCCGAAGGCGGCAGCGCCGGCGGTCTTCTGATGGGTGCGGTCGCGAACCTGGCTCCGACGAGCTTCGCGGGCATCCTCGCATCGGTCCCGTTCGTCGATGCCCTCACCAGCATCCTCGATCCGTCCCTCCCTCTCACCGTGATCGAGTGGGACGAGTGGGGCGACCCGCTGCACAATGCCGACGTCTACGCCTACATGAAGTCGTACACGCCGTATGAGAACGTGCAGGACGACGTCGCCTATCCGCGCATCCTCGCGATGACCTCGCTCAATGACACCCGGGTCCTCTACGTGGAGCCCGCGAAGTGGGTCGCGCGCCTTCGTGAGGCCGGCGCGGACGACGTGCTGCTGAAGTGCGAGATGGCTGCCGGGCACGGTGGCGTGAGCGGCCGGTACAACGCCTGGAAGGAACGCGCGTTCGAACTCGCCTGGATGCTCGACACCCTCGGGCTCGAGTAG
- a CDS encoding inorganic phosphate transporter, whose translation METAALIVVLVIVLALFFDFTNGFHDTANAMATPIATGALKPKTAVLLAAGLNLVGAFLSTEVSKTVSHGIINEDAIRDSGAELFLSVIFAGLIGAITWNMLTWLLGLPSSSSHALFGGLIGATLVGVGLGGIDFGMVLSKIVLPALIAPITAGIIAFIATKIAYSITRRYDNKPDGRDGFRWGQIFTSSLVALAHGTNDAQKTMGVITLALITVGWQSSEQSDPYFWVIFACAFTIALGTYLGGWRIIRTLGKGLTDVKPAQGFAAESSTAATILASSALGFALSTTQVASGSVIGSGLGRRGSTVRWRTAGRIGIGWLLTLPAAAAVGAVAALLVVWLGTWGVAIDAVLALVIIIGLFLRSRRNAVTAENAMSDVAESGHVVELPDMPPPTRRQQRIEQALAEAKARAKAKADAKATTKAAKKGAGE comes from the coding sequence GTGGAAACCGCAGCCCTCATCGTCGTGCTGGTCATCGTGCTGGCGCTCTTCTTCGACTTCACCAACGGCTTCCACGACACCGCGAATGCGATGGCTACGCCCATCGCCACGGGTGCTCTGAAGCCGAAGACCGCCGTGCTGCTGGCCGCCGGACTCAATCTCGTCGGAGCGTTCCTGTCCACCGAAGTCTCCAAGACGGTGTCGCACGGCATCATCAATGAAGACGCGATCAGAGACTCGGGCGCAGAACTGTTCCTGTCCGTGATCTTCGCCGGTCTCATCGGCGCCATCACATGGAACATGCTCACCTGGCTTCTCGGACTGCCGTCGAGTTCCTCGCACGCGCTGTTCGGCGGACTCATCGGCGCGACCCTCGTCGGTGTCGGTCTCGGTGGCATCGACTTCGGAATGGTGCTCTCGAAGATCGTCCTTCCGGCTCTCATCGCGCCGATCACAGCAGGCATCATCGCCTTCATCGCCACGAAGATCGCCTATTCGATCACGCGCCGTTACGACAACAAGCCCGACGGTCGTGACGGCTTCCGCTGGGGGCAGATATTCACGTCATCGCTCGTCGCGCTCGCCCACGGAACGAATGACGCGCAGAAGACGATGGGCGTCATCACGCTCGCACTCATCACCGTCGGCTGGCAGAGCTCCGAACAGTCGGACCCGTACTTCTGGGTCATCTTCGCCTGCGCTTTCACGATCGCGCTCGGCACCTATCTCGGCGGCTGGCGCATCATCCGGACGCTCGGCAAGGGGCTCACAGATGTGAAGCCTGCTCAGGGATTCGCGGCGGAGAGCTCCACAGCAGCGACGATCCTCGCATCCAGCGCGCTCGGGTTCGCGCTCTCGACAACGCAGGTCGCATCCGGATCGGTGATCGGATCCGGCCTCGGTCGTCGCGGCTCGACAGTACGCTGGCGGACCGCCGGACGGATCGGCATCGGCTGGCTGTTGACGCTGCCGGCGGCCGCCGCGGTCGGCGCGGTGGCCGCGCTGCTCGTCGTCTGGCTGGGCACCTGGGGCGTGGCCATCGATGCGGTTCTCGCTCTCGTGATCATCATCGGGCTGTTCCTGCGTTCGCGCCGCAATGCGGTGACGGCGGAGAACGCCATGAGTGATGTCGCCGAGTCCGGACACGTCGTCGAACTCCCCGACATGCCGCCTCCCACGAGACGTCAGCAGCGGATCGAACAGGCGTTGGCCGAGGCCAAAGCGCGCGCGAAGGCGAAAGCCGATGCCAAGGCGACGACCAAAGCTGCGAAGAAGGGGGCTGGGGAATGA
- a CDS encoding peptidase has translation MSVTIDWFAFIQVFAAALIGATAIVTFYALGLRLLVRSGHAPVVSPAEFTDAITVITEKEARRAAKQAAKAAKKNPLTDAQKRISLVGAYGCFAVCAVAVIGGILVIVVGH, from the coding sequence ATGAGCGTCACGATCGACTGGTTCGCATTCATACAGGTCTTCGCGGCCGCTCTCATCGGCGCGACCGCCATCGTCACCTTCTACGCACTCGGATTGCGGTTGCTCGTTCGGTCGGGGCACGCACCCGTGGTGAGCCCGGCGGAATTCACGGATGCGATCACTGTGATCACCGAGAAGGAAGCGCGGCGCGCCGCGAAGCAGGCCGCCAAAGCGGCGAAGAAGAATCCCCTCACCGACGCGCAGAAGCGCATCTCCCTGGTCGGTGCCTATGGCTGCTTCGCTGTCTGCGCCGTCGCCGTGATCGGCGGGATCCTGGTGATCGTCGTCGGGCACTGA
- a CDS encoding aspartate ammonia-lyase — protein MASAAPSLTRTETDSLGSMEIPVDAYWGIHTARADANFPITKRPISVYPDLIRALAMVKQASARANKEIGALDAMRADLIDAAAQRVIDGEFHDQFTVGVIQGGAGTSTNMNANEVITNIALEAAGHDKGDYAFLSPIDHTNRSQSTNDVYPTAVKIGLSLTLRALLEELDLLRRSFLGKAVDFHDILKVGRTQLQDAVPMTLGQEFHGFATTLGEDHSRLTENASLMFEINMGATAIGTGITTHADYAPAVLKHLREITALDLETATDLVESTSDTGAFMSFSSSLKRNAIKLSKICNDLRLLSSGPQAGLGEINLPAKQAGSSIMPGKVNPVIPEVVNQVAFAVVGADMTVTMAVEAGQLQLNAFEPVIAHSIFQSITWMRQAMWTLRVNCVDGITANTDRLGAMVGASVGVITALTPFIGYAAAAALAKTALLTNRNVADLVVEAGLMSREEVMKQLSPARLSGLEAVTAAIRVIPPEGLIEI, from the coding sequence ATGGCTTCTGCCGCGCCCTCTCTTACCCGCACCGAGACCGATTCGCTCGGGAGCATGGAGATCCCCGTCGACGCGTACTGGGGCATCCACACTGCCCGCGCCGATGCGAATTTCCCGATCACGAAGCGGCCGATCTCGGTGTATCCGGATCTCATCCGTGCTCTCGCGATGGTCAAGCAGGCGAGTGCTCGCGCGAACAAGGAGATCGGAGCGCTCGACGCGATGAGGGCCGACCTCATCGACGCGGCCGCGCAGCGGGTGATCGATGGCGAGTTCCACGATCAGTTCACGGTGGGAGTCATTCAGGGCGGGGCGGGCACCTCGACGAACATGAATGCGAACGAGGTCATCACCAACATCGCTCTGGAGGCTGCAGGGCACGATAAGGGCGACTACGCGTTCCTGTCTCCGATCGACCACACCAACCGCAGCCAGTCCACCAATGACGTGTACCCGACGGCCGTCAAGATCGGATTGTCGCTGACGTTGCGCGCCCTGCTGGAGGAGCTCGATCTCCTCCGCAGATCCTTCCTGGGCAAGGCCGTCGACTTCCACGACATCCTGAAGGTCGGACGTACCCAGCTCCAGGATGCCGTGCCGATGACGCTCGGGCAGGAGTTCCACGGCTTCGCGACGACTCTCGGCGAAGATCACAGCCGCCTGACCGAGAACGCCTCGCTGATGTTCGAGATCAACATGGGCGCCACCGCCATCGGCACCGGCATCACCACCCACGCCGACTACGCGCCGGCAGTGCTGAAGCATCTGCGCGAGATCACCGCACTCGACCTCGAGACGGCGACCGACCTGGTCGAATCCACCAGCGACACCGGCGCTTTCATGTCGTTCTCGTCGTCGCTCAAGCGCAATGCCATCAAGCTCTCGAAGATCTGCAACGATCTGCGACTGCTCTCGTCCGGCCCTCAGGCCGGTCTCGGTGAGATCAACCTTCCAGCCAAGCAGGCAGGATCCAGCATCATGCCCGGCAAGGTCAACCCGGTGATCCCCGAGGTCGTGAACCAGGTGGCATTCGCGGTGGTCGGCGCTGATATGACCGTCACGATGGCCGTGGAGGCAGGTCAGCTGCAGCTCAACGCCTTCGAGCCGGTCATCGCGCACTCGATCTTCCAGTCGATCACCTGGATGCGTCAGGCGATGTGGACCCTGCGCGTGAACTGCGTCGACGGCATCACGGCGAACACCGATCGCCTCGGAGCGATGGTCGGCGCCTCGGTCGGCGTCATCACGGCGCTCACACCCTTCATCGGCTACGCCGCTGCGGCCGCTCTCGCGAAGACTGCGCTGCTGACCAATCGCAACGTGGCGGACCTCGTGGTCGAGGCGGGCCTGATGTCACGCGAAGAGGTCATGAAGCAGCTCTCTCCGGCACGACTGTCCGGACTGGAGGCGGTCACCGCCGCGATCCGTGTCATTCCGCCGGAGGGCCTGATCGAGATCTGA
- a CDS encoding fumarylacetoacetate hydrolase family protein produces the protein MRFAHLRRPDSSAPHLAVIQDAEAVLVSDLIDPAPLTLQQLIDGGDEALDALRSALDERAAPRHPLTEFDFASAVLNPPVILAIGLNYAAHSSELGLKTDTAPTVFTLWPNSLTAHEATTEWPRTLSESVDYEAELGVLIGRPAKNVTEADALDHVWGYTVVNDITARDIQFSEAQWSRCKSFDGFTPTGPYAVTADEITDPQDLHIWTVVDGHIVQDATTGQMVRSVATLIAHLSQSSTLQPGTLISTGSPGGAGYSREPQIFLRDRSTVTVGIDGIGELTTHCRIHD, from the coding sequence ATGCGTTTCGCCCATCTACGTCGGCCGGACTCCTCCGCCCCCCACCTCGCGGTGATCCAGGATGCCGAGGCCGTTCTGGTCTCCGATCTGATCGACCCGGCCCCGCTCACCCTTCAGCAGCTCATCGACGGTGGTGACGAAGCCCTCGATGCACTGCGTTCCGCACTCGACGAGCGCGCTGCACCGCGGCATCCCCTCACAGAGTTCGATTTCGCATCCGCGGTGCTGAACCCTCCCGTGATCCTCGCGATCGGGCTGAACTATGCCGCCCACTCCAGCGAACTCGGCTTGAAGACCGACACCGCACCGACCGTCTTCACGCTATGGCCGAATTCGCTCACTGCGCACGAGGCGACGACGGAGTGGCCGCGCACTCTGAGCGAGTCTGTCGACTACGAAGCCGAACTCGGCGTGCTGATCGGTCGACCGGCGAAGAACGTGACCGAGGCGGACGCGCTCGACCATGTCTGGGGATACACGGTCGTCAACGACATCACCGCCCGCGACATCCAGTTCTCAGAGGCGCAGTGGTCCCGCTGCAAATCATTCGACGGGTTCACTCCGACCGGCCCGTACGCCGTCACGGCGGATGAGATCACCGATCCCCAGGACCTGCACATCTGGACCGTCGTGGACGGCCACATCGTGCAGGACGCCACGACAGGCCAGATGGTCAGGTCCGTCGCGACGCTCATAGCTCATCTGTCGCAGTCGAGCACCCTGCAGCCTGGCACGCTGATCTCCACCGGCAGCCCCGGTGGTGCAGGATACTCGCGCGAACCGCAGATCTTCCTGCGCGACCGCTCGACCGTCACCGTCGGCATCGACGGCATCGGCGAACTCACCACGCACTGCCGCATCCACGACTGA
- a CDS encoding PrsW family intramembrane metalloprotease, with product MSFGGPSEPQYTPPPAQQPQYSQQQYAQSPYTPPQFSQQPVYASALAQPTPYSPPAPAAPAPAGALPMLPVPSKKGRTVSIWLFGVLGFALVALIGYFVWALGAVASGMGLVLALIPLAIVFLGVYIIDRWEPEPKLLIVFAIAWGGVAAVGLTLLVDIGITLMVGLRSEVFSAVIQAPIIEELAKGLGIFIIFLIGRRAFDGPIDGIVYGALIGGGFAFTENIQYFAISLIEGGGEQLTATFVMRGLLSPFAHAMFTALTGFAMGLAARRTSSKGAVLGAGLLGLLGAMILHGFWNGSAMFADFFALYITLQVPLFIGFILAIVALRKEEARITRERLGDYAAAGWFTPEEITMLATPAGRKVGLRWAASLRGDRRPLMKTFIKDAAALAAVRQRAIAGRDPLAADDERALLTRTRATRAALLAY from the coding sequence ATGTCATTCGGAGGACCGTCAGAGCCGCAGTACACGCCGCCCCCCGCTCAGCAGCCCCAGTACTCGCAGCAGCAGTACGCGCAGTCGCCTTACACGCCGCCGCAGTTCAGCCAGCAGCCGGTGTACGCCTCGGCGCTGGCGCAGCCGACGCCGTACTCGCCACCCGCACCCGCAGCGCCAGCCCCGGCCGGTGCGCTGCCGATGCTTCCCGTGCCGTCGAAGAAGGGCAGGACCGTGTCGATCTGGCTGTTCGGAGTCCTGGGCTTCGCACTGGTCGCACTGATCGGCTACTTCGTATGGGCGCTGGGAGCGGTGGCATCAGGCATGGGGCTCGTCCTCGCGCTCATCCCGCTCGCGATCGTGTTCCTCGGCGTCTACATCATCGATCGCTGGGAGCCGGAGCCGAAACTGCTCATCGTCTTCGCGATCGCCTGGGGCGGGGTCGCAGCGGTCGGATTGACGCTGCTCGTCGACATCGGCATCACGCTCATGGTCGGCCTGCGTTCCGAGGTGTTCAGCGCAGTGATCCAGGCGCCGATCATCGAGGAGCTCGCCAAGGGCCTGGGTATCTTCATCATCTTCCTGATCGGCAGACGCGCCTTCGACGGGCCGATCGACGGCATCGTCTACGGAGCCCTGATCGGCGGTGGATTCGCCTTCACCGAGAACATCCAGTACTTCGCGATCAGTCTGATCGAGGGCGGTGGCGAACAGCTCACCGCCACCTTCGTGATGCGCGGGCTGCTCTCGCCGTTCGCGCATGCCATGTTCACCGCGCTCACCGGCTTCGCCATGGGGCTTGCGGCACGCCGAACCTCCTCGAAGGGAGCGGTTCTGGGTGCTGGGCTGCTGGGTCTGCTCGGCGCCATGATCCTGCACGGATTCTGGAACGGTTCGGCGATGTTCGCCGACTTCTTCGCGCTCTACATCACCCTCCAGGTGCCATTGTTCATCGGGTTCATCCTCGCCATAGTCGCGTTACGCAAAGAAGAGGCCCGCATCACCAGAGAACGACTGGGTGACTACGCGGCCGCCGGATGGTTCACCCCGGAGGAGATCACGATGCTGGCGACTCCCGCCGGACGCAAGGTCGGACTCAGGTGGGCGGCGAGCCTGCGGGGTGATCGCAGGCCGCTGATGAAGACCTTCATCAAGGATGCCGCTGCTCTCGCCGCCGTACGCCAGCGCGCGATCGCCGGTCGTGACCCTCTCGCAGCCGACGACGAGCGGGCTCTGCTGACTCGCACGCGCGCGACGCGTGCGGCCCTTCTGGCGTACTGA
- a CDS encoding FKBP-type peptidyl-prolyl cis-trans isomerase — MTDRTKPEFDAPTAPAPAELVTRDIIEGDGAAAKPGDTVTVHYAGVEYDSGEEFDSSWGRGETIQFPLRGLIQGWQDGIPGMKIGGRRELIVPPHLAYGPAGSGHFLSGKTLIFIIDLVAVG, encoded by the coding sequence ATGACTGATCGCACAAAGCCCGAGTTCGACGCCCCCACCGCTCCCGCTCCTGCAGAGCTCGTCACCAGAGACATCATCGAAGGTGACGGTGCCGCGGCCAAGCCCGGCGACACCGTGACCGTCCACTACGCGGGCGTCGAGTACGACTCCGGCGAAGAGTTCGACTCCTCCTGGGGTCGCGGCGAGACGATCCAGTTCCCGCTGCGCGGACTCATCCAGGGCTGGCAGGACGGCATCCCCGGCATGAAGATCGGCGGGCGTCGCGAGCTGATCGTCCCCCCTCACCTCGCATATGGTCCCGCCGGATCCGGTCATTTCCTGTCGGGGAAGACCCTCATCTTCATCATCGATCTGGTCGCCGTAGGCTGA